Part of the Clupea harengus unplaced genomic scaffold, Ch_v2.0.2, whole genome shotgun sequence genome, actataggccttatttacctgaaatgtgcactttataattttattttgtaccgccctgtttggcaatgttgtttttcaataaaataaaacatttgcataaagcaagccaatccacttttccatgttgataagagcattaaaatgaaaaatatgatggaaaaaaataaatgaagggacatttagaatagataaaaatttgagATGAATtacgattaattttgagttaactatgacataaatgccattcatcgcgattaaatattttaatcgtttgacagcactaattttaaCCTAAGTCCAATTAAAAGCAACCAATACAATTTAATATGAGATGaattggattattgattattgtcaatcattattaactctgatccTTAACTCTGATTTGCAACTCTTTTAGGACCAGTCCAGTACTGGGGACCATACTGTGAGAAAAGCATCAGAACCACTTCAGGTAAGGACGTCCTCCTGCAAACTGCCCTGAGGCTTTAAGACTTAAAGGTCTCATTGTTTTTACATCTACAGCATTCAGGGCAGTATAAAAACTATTCCAGATAGTAGGTATTCCAGGTATTCTAGAGCAGGAGTGGGAACACAGTATGATTGATGCCACAAATGTATTCGTTAGTTTgtctattgtttgtttgtttgtttgtttatttatttgcagaGCTGATGGTGTCTGTGACCCCGATAATGTCACCGAGGGACAGAATGCCACTTTGACCTGCAGGTCATCTTGTCCCTCCGTCAGAATGCCAAACTTGTCTGGTACAAGAACTCCCAGCCGCTGCCTAAGATAAACTCCACCATCAACAACACGCTGTACCTAgacccagtcagcagtgaggatgcAGGCAGCTACTCCTGTGGGGTGGATGGCTACGAGGACGATCTCTCCCCAGCAGTGACTCTCAGTGTCagatgtgagtatgtgtaagaGGATGCAAAGCACAGTACTGCATATAATACACACTTAGGAACATTCAGGGTGGTTActatatcatgataataatacaTTGATGGGGTCAACAGGTGGGTATGTGGGATTTCTTTACTTATTGGTTGGTTAGTTAGTAAgattgtttatttgttcatgtatttatgtttgaaGATGCACCAAAGGCTCCCTTTGTCTCAGTCAGTCCCTCTGGTCGTATAGTGGAGGGCGGTTCACTGACTCTGATCTGCAATAGTGAAGCCCACCCACCGGTGTATTATCACTCCTGGTTTAAGAAGACTGCAACTGGATCTGTACAGATAGGATCAGACAAGAATCACAAATTCAGTGACATCATGTTGGAGGACAGTGGACGTTACTACTGCGTCGCAAAGAATGAACTTGGCGAAGAAAGCTCCAGCATGATGTACATAGAAGTTACTGGTAAGAACACTTCATCCTGTTTGCTCCCTCACATTAGACTGATATTGGCCGTCTTTAGGCCTTCTGAACTGTTTTTAATGCTGGCCAAAAACAGCTGAATATGAAttcagtgtgatggaggaggtggataTTGAATATGAAATTAAGAAGTTTGTGttcttttcagaaaaaaagtttAATGACAAATGAGTGTCAGCTTCCATAGAATGTACAGTGTATGACATGGATAAGCTTTCAGTAGGATTCCCACAGTTATTCAAATTCATGTTGAGGTTTATGTTTAACCTAGTTTTTCTTGAATTATTCATGCAACAGTAAAACTCATTAGCTTAATTTCAACACATACTCCTTTGATGCAGCAGTAATGTGTTCAGTTGCCTAagaaaacatacctcaaaaggTGGTAAATAAGTGCGTACTGTTGGTTTAAAGCAATATTATGTAGCAATTttaataacagctttaaaatcaTTATGGTAATACACTGACCTGTAATACGGAGAttggcgtctgtgccactgcaaCAGCATGCCTGGTACGCCTACAtaactacgtaatgctttatggcaccacctcacacaataacaactagacccttctgctagctataagaggaagctagtgCAGTacttctgtatggacatcatggcagaggtgaAAAAGATACCGAGGAAGATGTCAGAGGAAAACAAtgacaggaaaaagagagaataaccaagcaagagacagaacaagagtCAGTCTCGGACaggcttttactcgttggcgagagctatTCAGTCAGATgcagagctggccttctttctgttgcacTAGTCAGTTataacttattagctgtcttgctatgtcttgtatCGCACTTGAtggatgtttggctgtgtttgcaAAGTTGTAGACTCGCTAGTCTTTGGACTACATTGGTGTCACATTTACAGCTGATACGTATTTATTGGACACTGAAACATGTTGTGAGAGCGAATAACATTGAGTTTTTTCCTGCATTTTACTGAAAAATGTAAGAAATGTGTAATTCttgtaaaacataaaacatttttgcGATCAGGAGCAGAGCTCCATGGGGAGTTTCAGTGCAGG contains:
- the LOC122131431 gene encoding B-cell receptor CD22-like; the protein is DQSSTGDHTVRKASEPLQNAKLVWYKNSQPLPKINSTINNTLYLDPVSSEDAGSYSCGVDGYEDDLSPAVTLSVRYAPKAPFVSVSPSGRIVEGGSLTLICNSEAHPPVYYHSWFKKTATGSVQIGSDKNHKFSDIMLEDSGRYYCVAKNELGEESSSMMYIEVTAEYEFSVMEEVDIEYEIKKFVFFSEKKFNDK